In Vicia villosa cultivar HV-30 ecotype Madison, WI linkage group LG7, Vvil1.0, whole genome shotgun sequence, the DNA window CTTTCCTAAAatgtttcctttttttttggtAACTCTCATTCCTAAGTTTAAGAACCCCTCATCCTTAGGATATTTTTAGCTAACCTCCTTGGTTAAATCCCTTTATAAGTTTATGGATAAAGATTTGGCTACGAGGTTATGATGTGTGATGGATAAAATTATTAGCCCTAACTAGTCCTCCTTTTTAAAAGGGAGAATGTTGGTTGATGGCATAGTGGTTGTCAACAAGGTGAATGATTTTTCTAAGCCAATCAAGAAAGCTTGCTTtaaatttaaagttaattttgaGAAAGCATATGAGTAAATTAGCTGGAGTTTCCTATATTATATGCTTATTAGATTTGGCTTTAATGATAAGTGGAGAGCTTCGATCAAAGCCAATGTCTTCTTTGGTATTCTAGCTCTGTTGATCAATGGTTCCCCAACTCTAGAAATCAATTTCCATAGAGTGTTGAAGCAGGGAGACCCTCTATCTCTTAATCTCTTCCTCCTAGTGGCAAAATGCTTGAATGAGATGATTCAAAGGGCTTTTGAGCACAGTCTTTTTTCAAGTTTTAAATTCCGCCCTCCGATTTGGAGATCTCTCACCtttaatatgtttatgatatCTTCGGTTGAGAATTTATGGACTATTAGTGATATTTTGAGGGGTTTTATGGTTGCCTTGCGCCTTGGGGTTAATTTTTAGAAAATTAGTTTGATTAAGATAAATGTTGACCCCTCCCCCTTTTCTTTAACTTTATGAGGATTTGATACATTGTAAGAATGAGTATCTTTCATTTTAGTATATAGGGTTTCCAGTTGGAGCCAATAAACAATCTCTCATCAAACAATAACACCTCTCTATGCCAGCAATACTAGTGTTATTCATATTGCAGCCAATCCTGTTTTTCACAAACATACTAAGCATATCGAGGTGGATTGTCATTCTATCCGGAAAGCCTTTAAGAATCACATTAAATATTTTCCGCATGTCTCCTCACAACTTCAGCTTGCCGATATAATCATCAGGGCATTTCCCCGCCCTCGACATTAATTTCTCGTAAGAAAATTGATGTTGTTTGACCAAccgcatcaatttgagggggtGTCATTTGTCAATAAAGAAATCTGatatttttagttttatattatattttgtatgACATAGAAAGTTACTAATTGTGTATTATtagaattcaaatcaaaatatatttataatttgtagtaataattatgaaataatttGTAATTATTAAAATTGTACTATATATGCAGGAATACTTAATGAGAAAAACATCAAgacaaaattagtttttataaaaattagTTAATCTAGGTTAGTATTCTTGAGTGTCTTGGTTTTAGTAATGGAAGTGTGAGATATATAAGTTGAGGCATTCAAATATTATGAGGTAAAATTATTATGTGAGTAGATGGAAAATCCAAATCATAAATGTTAGTATATGCAAGGCTTCTGAATGAAAAGAGATGGATCTATAATGTTGTTGCTTAATAAAATTCATGTGTTTGTGTTTATGATTTAACCTTATTGTtgcttaataaaattataatgttGCATCTATTTTTTGTGAATGTCTTTTTTTCCATTAGTGTGGGAGGAGACTATgttaaaatttgatttataaaattaataccGTTAAGGGTGGTTTTAAATTTTCGTAATATCGTCAACTGCATATTTAAAATTGAATAAGACGCAAcaaatatgaagaaaaataaaaggtaGTTAAAGAAACTTTCACACTATTTAAATAGTAAAGAACATTTGATTATAATCAGATTTTATCATGATATCACATAATTATTCTTTATCATACATAACAAAATATAAGTGATGAAATCTTGATTAGACGAACAAAATTTAACTTAAACAATTTATTAGACCGGTAATTTTATTCTTTTCTAATTGAAAATAAATCAATTGTATGCAGTACTAACATAGCTCTTAACAACATTATCCAACAAAATTTGCAACATTGTGGTATTTGTAGGACCAACACATCTAGGTGTCTTGAACTGACTCACAGGCACACCTCTTTCAACTTGACTCTCGAGAATCTTCTGGAATGTTCCTTTCTCAACAACTCGGAGTTCAAGAGCATCAATTCCTTGGACTTTTCTAGAAGTAACATAACCTGGATCAATAAAAGACTTATCCAAACAGTTACAACACTCAGACAGAACTTCATCACTTGCTTCACCACTGATTTCCCAGAATATGACATAGTGTCCCGGTTCTTTGGATAAATCTATGTAGCTAGTGTAGTCAATCACCTCGATTTTCTCCTCAGCTAAAAATTTGGACGCAGTTTCTATTGATAACTGTAAATCATTCTCCGTGTTCTTGTCAATGTTGATGGTAAGCAAAAGATTACTTCTACGCAAGAATTTGATTTCTGGAGTCGAGTTATGGAACCCCATAACCTTTACCACATCTCCTAGCCTATATCTGTATAAACCTGCAAATTATGCTATTTTAATTGTAACaagagtttttttatttatttgaagaaACGAACAAAATTCTAGTAGATcatagaagaaagaaagaaaaaagaatttgATACCTGCAGGATTTGTGAAAAGAATCTCATACTCCTCCCCAATCTTCACATCAGTTAAACCAACAGGCTTAAGCTCTAGTTGATTTCCATCAAGTTGTGCCAACGGAATGAATTCGAAGTAAGCAATTTGAGGAAGAATACAATAGGTGGCAAATTCAGGAGGCGCTTTAGGATTCACGTTTGAAGCAATCCAACCTTCAGAAGCACCATATTCCGAAGTCAACAAAGGAACTTCACCAGCATAATGTCTCAATTTGGTCACATAGGGCAACATTGCACCAGTCATGATCCCTTGAACATACTTAACATTAGGAAAAAGCTCCGGAAACAATCCATACCAATTGCTTAATCCTTTGCATTTCTTGTGGATCAAGTTAGCTAGTTCAGGATTTGGTTTCAGCAATTTAGACATAGCAGTTCTAATGGAAGGAACGGTGATTCTGCTACTGAGAACACCTTCTTTGATATCATTAACAAGTTCTTCCCAATCTTGTTCAAATGTTCTGAAAGCATAGATAATGCTGTGTGCAAATGTTGATGAAATTGATTGAACTTCTTCTCTGAAAAGTAGTCCACATAAAAGGTGGCAATAGAGTGATTGATGAAAATCAGGACTGAAAATTATTTCATGAGGACTAACACTTGGAGCTTTAAGTGCTTGCATTGCATTCTTGTATCCTGGATTTCCGAATACATTTGCAGTGGCTGTTCCTAGCATTACACCTCCTTTTTTTTGTGATGCATTGCTGCTGAAGATAAAGTTTAAAGCCTTGCCATCTTGAATAGGAAAAtctctataaaataaaattttgttaaagtttaaatATCGACGTGACATAATCATATTTGATCAATACATTATAGGAAGATAATATTTACAAAAcgtacacacatatatatatatagtatttttttaaaaattttaaagtgATTTAAAATAAGAGCATGTGTTAGTGTGTTATCATTTTAATGCTACATAAACCAAAGGAAAAAAATACATGACATGAAGTTAAATTATGAAAATGAATAATACCTGTTCCTATAGGCAAAAGAGGTTTGATATATCTGCACTGTGGTTTTAAACAATTCATCATTCCATGGAATAAATTTCCGATTCCCTTGACTAGTACCAGAACTGCAAAAACATAACAATTTTCTCAATTTAAAAAACTCCTAACTATTGCAAAttcaaatgaaaatatatataaaaaaaaataacaaaatatatctCATACCTTAATGACACAGCTGTGATTGGTTTTCCCGTGAGAATAGGAGAAACATCGTCAACCAATCTATTGATATAAGGCTCCAAATCTTTGTAAGTGACCAATGGAACACAAGCCTTAAAACTTTCAGGATCAGTTCTTCCATTCAGTCCTAAATTCTGCAAATATTCAGCTGATGCATTCTCTTCCAAAATCCTTCTCAATGTTTCCTTCTGAACATTCTCAGCATCCTTCGTTATTCTCTCGAATTCTTCAATCACTTTTTCAAAGTCAAATTTTTCAACTTCTTCTCTCATCTTCACAATCCTTCACCTATCATGTAGTCAAACAAAGGAGTGTCATTTCTCAGgttatatttactataataattaatataaaaaaaatgtgataAAGCCAAACTTCACCATTAAATCACtatttctttaccaaattaaAGTTTGTTATTATCTATTAGAaaccacaaaaaaaaatatatctggAGTGGTGCTATTAGCTTATGTCTTTGTTTTGGAAGCCACGGGACCCAGCATAATAGAATTCGAAAACGAACTAACATAATAATTAAGACAATAGTCAATTACACATTTTACTTCGGATACTATGAACCATTCGAAAGatcaaataaaaggaaaaaattggaaaatgatggagaaaATGATAGAGAATAACGGAAATGGTTAGTAATGAAGCAACAAAGAAGACAAAAAAACAATAGTCAAAGGAAATTAAAAACTAGTCTTTTAAGGGTAAAAATGGGACAATAAAAAAATGGTGTAGAATATTAAAGATTAGTTTCTGAAAACACCTCTTTaccaaaaacaaaacataaaacaaaaatgaaagtcaacaaaagtacACACTGTTTGGttcctaaaaaaaatataacatgaGAATACAGTTTTGTTTTCTGGTTCATGAGTGTTCAAAAACTATATAGAAAATAgtacaaaaagaaattaaaaattaaaaaaatgatatatttggatagaatagtactaatattaTTATGGGGCAAAGAATGAAAAAGGGTCtgcagaaaaacagaaaaaatggaTCTGAACTCTGATGAACTCTGATGAAGAGACAGTGCTGTGTGTGTGAGAGTGTGTgttatgagagagagagagagagagagagaggggaacTTACTTACACAAGTTTGTTGGAGACAAGACAGAGAAATTTAGGAAGAGAAAAGTGAGTTGCTGAGGTCAAGATTCTCCTAAATGTTGAATAGTATTTATAGGcaactttaaaataaatttgtgtTTGAAAAGTTTAAGGAAATTAATATCAATTCATAGATTCATGTTTGCCCATAGAATTTGGACGGAATTACGAGAGAGTGTATATCTTGGTCAATAGTTAATTAATCACAATAttcttttttttgaagatttattttattatttcttactTGATagttatccttttttttttctttatcaatattatattaatttttatataattactaTTAGTTTTGAATAAGACTTGACTAGACTTTTTAGATGATATTTAAGTTTGAATAATAGTATTGGaagattaataataaaatttgactgaattaaatatttatatatatatatatatatatatatatatatatatatatatatatattcaaaacaTTTTTAAGAGTGTCATAAAGATATTCATTTTGCgatttactaaaaaaaattcattctcCGTTCCTGCTTTTATTAAATTAGTATatattgatttttaaaaatatattaattacttttatgttattttcttaaagatataaacaatttttaaaaaaaatatggttCATGAATTTAGAAAAGTTATAAACTTTTATAcagaaatttttatttaatattattaaatttttaagaaaaaaatgttatCATTTTGACTGAATTAAGTTACATATTAGGAATTAAACAGACATGATATTCTAGACGTTTGTTACAAAATTATTGTCAAGTTAAAAGTTTGTAAATTACAgaatgaataattaaataatttataacaatatataaagacaaaacatttcaattattattttttttagttttttttaatttcaatttctcTTTATGAACTGTTATATGctagtttttatttctttttaattctattttttaattattttataaataattaaataaaattataaaatcaacACATgaaaaatatactatttaaatttttattcacTTACAAATTGAAGAAAACGGACAGACGACGCGTGAGTACCCTGGACACTAGTAGAATAAAAAGCTCAACTTATGTAGttgaagataaataacatgatGAATAGTAGCAAATATGTTTTAATCAAATTGTTATGCATTTAAATGTAATTAGATGAATATTCATGGCATCATCATATTGTATTGAGTATTTATGCCAGATAAACTTTGacaaattaaaagagaatttgatttttttttggttaagATTAACTTTTTAGTTTAAAcaattgttttttaatatttttaatattattgaaaaatatttatctaacattttaataatatttatcaaagacaaaaatccatcttgtaattatttaatttaatttttattattatttaatttttttatattaattaatgataAATAATTGTCACGTATTATGCTTGTATGAATGATAAATACTTTTACTTTTGGAATAACTCTCGGTTAAAAAAAGGAGTTCAACCTTTGAAATATATTCAGTTGATAGATTACTAAGTGCAAAAAATTGTTATTGCTTTAACTTACACAAAAAAGAGAGTTTAACATTTGATAAGTTAAACAAAGAAGGAAATttaaccttttaaaaaaaaatcttagtGTTAGAACAGATAACTTATCAAAAGATCGATATCAGCAAAAATATTTAGTAATAAGAGAAAATATTTGTTGTAAAGAATTTattttaataagaaaaaaaagaacTATTTACCTCGATTTTTTTCACAACCGAGGTGATAGTTAAAATAAGAAGATAATTTACCTCAATTTTCTTATAAAACCGAGGTGTATAATattcagattttactataaaaacttctgttattcatattttattctaATACTAACTTATATTTAGGCGTCCCAAAGAGATGAAATATTTTTCACCATCCATTTCATGAGTTGCTACTACAAAAAATCTTTTTGGGAAGATTTGCCATGAAAAATTTTGATATAGAAATGCTCAAGAACTTGGGAAACATATCTTTGGGATAAATTGTAAGTGCGGAATATAAGAGTTTTTATGTTGAAAACATATAACTTATCAGAAGTTGAATAAATTATGGAGTTTTTTGTAAGAACAAAGGGTATGCAACAAAATTTGGATATCGCAGAAGATTTGTTGTAAataatgaattttaatattttgtgaaaacaatgtattacaaaaaaaaagtgtATTCACGTCGGTTTTTTATTTGAACCGAGAGATATGTTAAgcgtttttttttagaattttgagCGGCCTTATACAAATTTTTGTCATCCATTTTATTATTATCAATGTTCAAGACTCTGTCATTAGTAATATACATGAAATTTAAGAGACATCAATTATAAAATCATGTTGAATATTAACATTTCTAACTTAAAAACGATTGAAAAAATTCTCTATGAAGAATTGTAAGAGCAGAAAATTTTATGAGTTTAaagtttttttcttaaatatttatttgagtaaaaaataacatatttgaataatgattttaattattttaccctttttttcattataaaaaaatacatgCAAGATTCGTAGGGAATAATCTTGCACCAAACATTTGATCTTCTCCaatattaaataattcaaaaatctAAAATTTAGATTTtcagaaaatttgatttttatctagaTCATTAGAGAATTTGATTTCCATTTTAATATTATaggtaaataatataatattctagGTAAATAATGtaacaattaaagaaaaaaacaaaaataatcttACCCCCTCGGTTTTCTAGATAAATCAAGAGATAAGATACAttagttttgaaaaaataataccCCCTCAGTTTTTAGATGAATCGATAGATAAGAcactaattttgaaaataataaaagctCGAACCCATAAAAGTGTTGTTGTTGGGGCTCGAACTCATGTGCATATAATTTTATCTCTCAATTTTTAATGAACTGAGGTGTTAAGTGGCGACTTTTCATCACGTCCATCGTAGTCTTGATTCTTTAACTgagattaaatatattttaccttcaaaatattatgtttttttttgtattagtGTTCTATTATGTATATTCCTCAAGACACATAGTCACAAAAATTTGGACGAAATTAGAAGGGAGTGTATATATTGgtcaatatttaattaattcaaatattttttttagtttttatcttATTATATTTCTTACTCGATAGTTAT includes these proteins:
- the LOC131618307 gene encoding jasmonoyl--L-amino acid synthetase JAR6-like; the encoded protein is MREEVEKFDFEKVIEEFERITKDAENVQKETLRRILEENASAEYLQNLGLNGRTDPESFKACVPLVTYKDLEPYINRLVDDVSPILTGKPITAVSLSSGTSQGNRKFIPWNDELFKTTVQIYQTSFAYRNRDFPIQDGKALNFIFSSNASQKKGGVMLGTATANVFGNPGYKNAMQALKAPSVSPHEIIFSPDFHQSLYCHLLCGLLFREEVQSISSTFAHSIIYAFRTFEQDWEELVNDIKEGVLSSRITVPSIRTAMSKLLKPNPELANLIHKKCKGLSNWYGLFPELFPNVKYVQGIMTGAMLPYVTKLRHYAGEVPLLTSEYGASEGWIASNVNPKAPPEFATYCILPQIAYFEFIPLAQLDGNQLELKPVGLTDVKIGEEYEILFTNPAGLYRYRLGDVVKVMGFHNSTPEIKFLRRSNLLLTINIDKNTENDLQLSIETASKFLAEEKIEVIDYTSYIDLSKEPGHYVIFWEISGEASDEVLSECCNCLDKSFIDPGYVTSRKVQGIDALELRVVEKGTFQKILESQVERGVPVSQFKTPRCVGPTNTTMLQILLDNVVKSYVSTAYN